A genomic stretch from Frigoribacterium sp. PvP032 includes:
- a CDS encoding glycosyltransferase family 4 protein: MRVLLVSGIFAMSEDFRSEKLQETTETILYDGLRQRGVDVEQRGHAYYDDWSGFDVVHLHHLANSCVRMLLPSQRPIVFSRHATKQVPLHHRIVLRQTYANSTRVVVSSEQERRRLAGVVPSAKVSVLYNGVRSDSFTARERTAPAPGERWVLLYVGQLIELKRVHQAIEELKEVLVQGWDAELRIVSQRETLRGELEALATSLGVLDRVRFLGPRGREALGREMDEAHLLMLPSRTEALSTVVTEAALAALPVASYDVGGMREQIPEAWPAPSADDRRSYSEIVRSTLGDYQTAARRWAEHVPVARMRFSTESMIDGHLALYRDVAVGRSE; encoded by the coding sequence ATGAGGGTTTTGTTGGTCTCCGGCATCTTTGCCATGTCCGAGGACTTCCGGTCTGAGAAGCTTCAGGAGACAACAGAGACGATCCTCTACGACGGTCTTCGTCAACGCGGCGTCGACGTCGAGCAACGCGGTCACGCGTACTATGACGACTGGTCTGGCTTCGACGTAGTGCACCTCCACCACTTGGCCAATTCTTGTGTCCGCATGTTGCTGCCGAGCCAGCGACCTATTGTCTTCTCCCGACACGCGACGAAGCAGGTTCCCCTGCACCACAGGATCGTGTTGCGGCAGACGTACGCGAACAGCACGCGGGTCGTGGTCTCGAGCGAGCAGGAGCGGCGTCGTCTGGCTGGTGTGGTCCCGTCGGCCAAGGTGTCCGTGCTCTACAACGGGGTGCGGTCTGACAGCTTCACAGCTCGTGAACGAACAGCACCCGCACCTGGCGAGCGGTGGGTCCTCCTCTACGTGGGCCAGCTGATCGAGTTGAAACGTGTCCACCAGGCCATCGAGGAGCTGAAGGAAGTCCTTGTCCAGGGCTGGGATGCAGAATTGCGCATCGTCTCTCAGAGGGAGACTCTTCGGGGTGAGCTGGAAGCACTCGCCACTTCTCTCGGCGTCCTCGATCGTGTTCGCTTCCTCGGACCTAGGGGGAGAGAAGCTCTGGGGCGTGAGATGGACGAAGCTCACCTCTTGATGCTGCCTTCTAGGACAGAGGCACTTTCGACCGTCGTAACAGAGGCAGCGCTGGCCGCGCTGCCCGTGGCGTCGTACGACGTCGGCGGCATGCGTGAGCAGATCCCCGAAGCATGGCCGGCGCCGTCTGCTGATGACCGAAGGTCTTATTCAGAGATTGTCCGTAGCACGCTCGGTGACTACCAGACCGCAGCGCGGCGGTGGGCAGAGCACGTGCCAGTGGCGCGAATGCGATTCTCGACTGAGTCCATGATCGACGGACACCTGGCCCTCTATCGTGATGTGGCCGTCGGACGCTCAGAGTAG
- a CDS encoding glycosyltransferase, which yields MNAVEGSKGHILFISTTDRSVHSQLRGQLGHLRSTGWHCTLVTTDTGIARRIADEEDVCLVPLTMRRSPSPVRDVVAFFKIVRVLRRKRPDVVVYGTPKASMLGAAAALVARVPRRIYFLYGLRLETTTGFARRALTAIERFVIGASTDTLSVGSGLVEAASHAGLPPRRMTVLGRGSANGVDVQHYRDRAAQERASRVKRTGQGVVGFVGRLTSDKGIDQLLLAVDSLRRRGADVELLLIGPDEGTQQLPARAQHLLGQSWVRVAGNVADTAPWYGRMDVLCLPSLREGLPTVILEAAAAGTPVVVTDFTGAADVVQNGVTGTIVPIGDVAALASGIERSLTGSEPDSGFAEAAHRAVLEHFDTSVIWPLLDEFYSERPTATSR from the coding sequence ATGAACGCGGTCGAGGGATCGAAGGGGCACATCCTGTTCATCTCGACCACGGATCGGTCGGTCCATTCGCAGCTGCGCGGACAACTGGGCCACCTGCGCAGCACCGGGTGGCATTGCACGCTCGTCACGACCGATACGGGGATCGCACGTCGCATCGCCGACGAGGAAGACGTGTGCCTCGTGCCCCTCACGATGCGGCGATCTCCGTCGCCTGTGAGGGATGTTGTGGCGTTCTTCAAGATAGTCCGGGTGCTTCGTCGGAAGAGACCCGACGTCGTCGTGTACGGCACTCCCAAGGCCTCCATGCTCGGCGCTGCGGCAGCTTTGGTCGCCCGTGTGCCGAGACGCATCTACTTCCTCTACGGCCTCCGCTTGGAGACCACGACTGGCTTTGCTCGACGCGCCCTCACAGCCATCGAACGGTTCGTCATCGGAGCATCCACGGACACGCTGAGCGTTGGGTCGGGCCTCGTCGAGGCAGCGTCACACGCGGGGCTGCCCCCGAGACGAATGACAGTCCTCGGTCGTGGTTCTGCGAACGGGGTTGACGTCCAGCATTACCGTGACAGGGCTGCTCAGGAGCGCGCATCGCGCGTCAAGAGGACTGGGCAGGGCGTCGTGGGCTTCGTCGGGCGCCTGACGTCCGACAAGGGCATCGACCAGCTCCTCCTCGCCGTGGACTCATTGCGCCGCCGGGGTGCAGATGTGGAACTCCTCCTCATCGGCCCTGACGAGGGCACCCAACAACTGCCTGCTCGCGCCCAACACCTCCTGGGCCAGAGTTGGGTACGTGTCGCTGGCAACGTAGCGGACACGGCGCCATGGTACGGACGCATGGACGTCCTTTGCCTCCCCTCGCTACGAGAAGGGCTCCCTACCGTCATCCTCGAGGCGGCGGCCGCTGGCACACCTGTGGTGGTAACGGATTTCACGGGCGCCGCCGACGTAGTCCAGAACGGTGTCACGGGCACCATCGTGCCCATCGGTGACGTCGCGGCTCTCGCTTCCGGGATCGAGCGTTCGCTGACTGGCAGTGAGCCCGACTCTGGCTTTGCCGAAGCTGCTCACCGTGCGGTTCTCGAGCATTTCGACACGTCCGTCATTTGGCCGTTGTTGGACGAGTTCTACTCTGAGCGTCCGACGGCCACATCACGATAG
- a CDS encoding UDP-phosphate glycosyltransferase produces MISDKILLAAVITVAVGLFMPFAVRPLLTRFTVIDLPSARSSHVRPVLRGAGVAVAAALVAGLLVTLATGGAGGTGGSFTFLVLTTVILTAGLGFAEDAHGVPIGGRLIAQLLIGGLVGGWLVLLSGQVLFLPIAVIVVPVLVNVANFMDGVDNLSGMVLVAFGVAHVILAAMTDAAPDTLAAAGAVAAAAGLGFLPWNNGHHKMFLGDSGSYLIGGAMSVITLGALAAGAPLLAVLGPVAVYLADTAYTLLSRVLRGERWHESHRQHRYHLLEDLGWSHISIAAFVCGTTALTSTLGVLSAVGGVGAVLCAVAMAVVCTAYVALPRMLRSRRPNEVAR; encoded by the coding sequence GTGATCTCAGACAAGATCCTGCTCGCAGCAGTCATCACGGTCGCTGTCGGCCTCTTCATGCCGTTTGCCGTTCGACCTTTGCTCACGCGCTTCACAGTGATCGACCTGCCCAGCGCCCGCTCTTCGCACGTGCGCCCCGTCCTGAGAGGCGCTGGGGTGGCCGTGGCAGCGGCACTCGTCGCTGGCTTGCTCGTGACCCTGGCAACCGGTGGCGCGGGTGGCACCGGTGGATCCTTCACCTTCCTCGTGCTCACGACAGTCATCCTCACGGCGGGTCTCGGTTTCGCTGAGGACGCACATGGCGTGCCCATCGGTGGACGGCTGATCGCGCAACTCCTCATCGGAGGGCTTGTGGGCGGCTGGTTGGTGCTCTTGTCCGGCCAGGTCCTGTTCCTCCCTATCGCCGTCATCGTCGTACCCGTCCTCGTCAACGTGGCCAACTTCATGGACGGCGTCGACAACTTGAGCGGCATGGTCCTCGTCGCCTTCGGGGTCGCCCATGTCATCCTCGCCGCGATGACGGATGCAGCTCCCGACACGCTGGCAGCGGCCGGCGCGGTGGCGGCGGCGGCCGGACTCGGGTTCCTGCCATGGAACAACGGACACCACAAGATGTTCCTGGGTGACTCTGGCAGCTACCTCATCGGGGGCGCGATGAGCGTCATCACGCTAGGTGCGCTGGCAGCAGGAGCACCGCTCCTCGCCGTTCTGGGACCGGTCGCCGTCTACCTCGCGGACACGGCGTACACCTTGCTCAGCAGGGTGCTGCGCGGAGAACGCTGGCATGAATCCCATCGCCAGCACAGGTATCACCTTCTCGAGGACCTTGGTTGGTCGCACATAAGCATCGCCGCGTTCGTCTGCGGCACCACGGCCCTGACCTCGACCCTCGGCGTGCTGAGCGCCGTGGGTGGAGTCGGCGCCGTCCTGTGCGCCGTCGCGATGGCGGTCGTGTGCACCGCATACGTCGCCCTGCCGCGAATGCTTCGAAGCCGACGACCGAACGAGGTTGCCCGATGA